In Pseudomonas sp. Leaf58, one DNA window encodes the following:
- a CDS encoding methyl-accepting chemotaxis protein, with product MNQMTATVHEVARNAEQASEAALMADQQAREGDRVVGEAVAQIERLACEVVNSSEAMNQLKAESDKIGSVLDVIKSVAQQTNLLALNAAIEAARAGEAGRGFAVVADEVRSLAQRTQQSTEEIEELIAGLQSGTQRVASVMDNSRQLTDSSVELTRRAGSSLETITRTVSSIQAMNQQIATAAEEQTAVAEEINRSVMNVRDISDQTSAASEETASSSVELARLGTHLQGLVGRFRL from the coding sequence ATGAACCAGATGACCGCCACCGTGCACGAAGTGGCACGCAATGCCGAGCAAGCCTCGGAGGCCGCCTTGATGGCCGACCAGCAAGCCCGCGAAGGTGACCGCGTGGTAGGCGAAGCGGTGGCGCAGATCGAGCGCCTGGCCTGTGAAGTGGTCAACTCCAGCGAAGCGATGAACCAGCTCAAGGCCGAAAGCGACAAGATCGGTAGTGTGCTTGACGTGATCAAATCGGTGGCCCAGCAAACCAACCTGCTGGCCCTCAACGCTGCCATCGAAGCCGCCCGTGCCGGTGAGGCCGGGCGTGGCTTTGCCGTGGTGGCCGACGAAGTGCGTAGCCTGGCCCAGCGCACTCAGCAGTCGACCGAAGAGATCGAAGAGCTGATTGCCGGCCTGCAAAGCGGCACCCAGCGTGTAGCCAGTGTGATGGACAACAGCCGCCAGCTGACCGACAGCAGCGTCGAACTGACCCGCCGTGCCGGCAGCTCGTTGGAAACCATTACCCGGACGGTGTCGTCGATCCAGGCAATGAACCAGCAGATTGCCACTGCGGCAGAGGAACAAACGGCCGTGGCCGAAGAGATCAACCGCAGCGTGATGAACGTACGGGATATTTCTGACCAAACCTCGGCGGCCAGTGAAGAAACGGCCAGTTCCAGCGTGGAGCTGGCACGCCTGGGCACCCACTTGCAGGGGTTGGTGGGGCGGTTCAGGCTTTGA
- a CDS encoding methyl-accepting chemotaxis protein: MSATVQEVAQNAEQASFAATNADQQAQVGDQVVAEAIGRIEQLASQMDHCLAAMQHLAGESQRIGSILDVIKSVSEQTNLLALNAAIEAARAGEAGRGFAVVADEVRGLAQRTSTATEEIGQLIDSLHHGTDEVTRLLDSSKSLTEQSVDLSRRAGHALSQITETVSSIQGMNQQIATASEEQSVVAEQINRSVLNVRDASDQTSAASEQTAASSGELEQLGQQLRGMVGRFSI; this comes from the coding sequence ATGAGTGCGACGGTGCAAGAGGTGGCGCAAAACGCCGAGCAGGCCTCGTTCGCGGCAACCAATGCTGACCAGCAGGCCCAGGTGGGCGACCAGGTGGTGGCTGAAGCCATCGGCCGTATCGAGCAACTGGCCAGCCAAATGGACCATTGCTTGGCGGCCATGCAACACCTGGCCGGCGAGAGCCAGCGCATCGGCAGCATTCTCGATGTGATCAAGTCGGTGTCCGAGCAGACCAACCTGCTGGCGCTGAACGCGGCGATCGAAGCGGCACGGGCGGGTGAAGCCGGGCGCGGTTTTGCCGTGGTTGCCGATGAGGTTCGCGGTCTGGCCCAACGCACCTCGACGGCGACCGAGGAGATTGGCCAACTGATCGACAGCTTGCACCACGGTACCGACGAAGTGACCCGCTTACTGGATAGCAGCAAGAGCCTGACCGAGCAAAGCGTGGATCTAAGCCGCAGGGCTGGGCACGCGCTGAGCCAAATCACCGAAACGGTATCTAGCATCCAGGGCATGAACCAGCAAATCGCTACTGCCAGCGAAGAGCAGAGCGTGGTCGCCGAACAGATCAACCGAAGTGTGCTGAATGTGCGAGACGCTTCGGATCAGACCAGTGCGGCCAGTGAGCAGACGGCGGCTTCGAGTGGGGAGCTGGAGCAGCTGGGGCAGCAGTTGCGGGGGATGGTCGGGCGGTTCAGCATTTGA
- a CDS encoding amino acid ABC transporter ATP-binding protein has translation MIEVRDLLKVFDTRGHVVRAVDNVTTQVAKGEVVVVLGPSGSGKSTFLRCLNGLEHFDQGHVAIDGLQLADPKTDINAYRREVGMVFQHFNLFPHMTVLENLCLAQKVVRKRNKAEREAKARALLEKVGIAQKANEFPSRLSGGQQQRVAIARALAMDPKVMLFDEPTSALDPEMVGEVLDVMKTLAQEGMTMVCVTHEMGFAREVADRVLFFDHGKLLEDSAPAAFFASPKDPRAQAFLRQVL, from the coding sequence GTGATTGAAGTCCGTGACCTGCTGAAAGTCTTCGACACCCGTGGCCACGTGGTACGGGCTGTGGATAACGTCACCACCCAGGTGGCCAAGGGCGAAGTGGTGGTGGTGCTCGGCCCATCGGGTTCGGGCAAGTCGACCTTCCTGCGCTGCCTCAACGGCCTGGAACATTTCGACCAAGGCCATGTGGCCATCGACGGCCTGCAGTTGGCCGACCCGAAAACCGACATTAACGCCTACCGCCGCGAAGTCGGCATGGTGTTCCAGCACTTCAACCTGTTCCCGCACATGACGGTGTTGGAAAACCTGTGCCTGGCGCAGAAGGTGGTGCGCAAGCGCAACAAGGCCGAGCGTGAAGCCAAGGCCCGGGCGTTGCTGGAAAAGGTCGGCATTGCGCAGAAAGCTAACGAGTTCCCGTCGCGGCTTTCCGGTGGCCAGCAGCAGCGGGTAGCCATTGCCCGGGCCTTGGCCATGGACCCGAAAGTGATGCTGTTCGACGAGCCGACCTCGGCGCTCGACCCGGAAATGGTCGGCGAGGTGCTGGATGTAATGAAGACCCTGGCCCAGGAAGGCATGACCATGGTCTGCGTTACCCACGAAATGGGCTTTGCCCGCGAAGTAGCCGACCGGGTGCTGTTCTTCGACCATGGCAAACTGCTGGAAGACTCAGCCCCGGCTGCATTCTTTGCCTCGCCCAAAGACCCGCGTGCGCAGGCGTTCCTGCGCCAGGTGCTGTAA
- a CDS encoding amino acid ABC transporter permease, translated as MIKHKKAQWPWHGLTALVLVGLAFSLYMATSMISYEWRWNRVPQYFAYKAEETQRAASYGSVQEIVISGDNARVTLKDESGAEQVLDVAKDSLQLSRGDDVAEGDPIGVTRHWAAGPLAWGLWTTLWISVVSGAFGLVIGLFAGLCRLSNNPTLRDLSTVYVELVRGTPLLVQIFIFYFFIGTVLNLSREFAGVAALALFTGAYVAEIVRAGVQSIAKGQNEAARSLGLNAGQSMRHVILPQAFKRVLPPLAGQFISLVKDTSLVSVIAITELTKSGREAITTSFSTFEIWFCVAGLYLLINLPLSHIASRLERRLAQSD; from the coding sequence GTGATCAAACACAAGAAAGCCCAATGGCCATGGCATGGGCTGACCGCCCTGGTCCTGGTGGGCCTGGCGTTCAGCCTGTACATGGCCACCTCGATGATTTCCTACGAGTGGCGCTGGAACCGCGTACCCCAGTACTTCGCCTATAAGGCCGAGGAAACCCAACGCGCGGCCAGCTACGGTAGCGTGCAGGAGATCGTCATCTCCGGCGATAACGCTCGCGTTACGCTGAAGGACGAAAGCGGTGCAGAGCAAGTGCTCGATGTGGCCAAGGACAGCCTGCAATTGAGCCGCGGCGACGATGTTGCCGAAGGCGACCCCATTGGCGTTACCCGGCACTGGGCAGCTGGCCCGCTGGCTTGGGGCCTGTGGACCACCTTGTGGATTTCGGTGGTGTCCGGGGCTTTCGGCCTGGTGATCGGCCTGTTCGCCGGCTTGTGCCGGTTATCGAACAACCCAACCCTGCGCGACCTGTCGACGGTGTATGTTGAACTTGTACGCGGCACGCCGCTGCTGGTACAGATCTTCATCTTCTACTTCTTCATCGGCACCGTGCTCAACCTGTCCCGCGAATTTGCCGGGGTAGCCGCACTGGCGCTGTTCACCGGTGCCTACGTGGCCGAAATCGTTCGTGCTGGCGTGCAATCGATCGCCAAGGGCCAGAACGAAGCCGCCCGCTCGCTAGGCCTCAACGCGGGCCAGTCGATGCGCCACGTGATCCTGCCACAGGCCTTCAAGCGTGTGCTGCCGCCGTTGGCCGGCCAGTTCATCAGCCTGGTCAAGGACACCTCGTTGGTGTCGGTGATCGCCATCACCGAGCTGACCAAGAGCGGCCGTGAGGCCATCACCACCTCGTTCTCTACCTTCGAGATCTGGTTCTGCGTGGCAGGCTTGTACCTGCTGATCAACCTGCCGCTGTCGCACATTGCCAGCCGGCTCGAGCGGAGGCTTGCGCAAAGTGATTGA
- a CDS encoding transporter substrate-binding domain-containing protein encodes MKKYLSRLLVGVTALVAVTAAQAGAIDDAVKRGTLRVGMDPTYMPFQMTNKRGEIIGFEVDILKAMAKSMGVKFEAVSTAYDGIIPALLTDKFDMIGSGMTLTQERNLRLNFSEPFIVVGQTLLIRKELAGEIKSYKDLNNEKYRLTSKLGTTGEMVSKKLIGKAKYHGYDNEQEAVMDVVNGKADAFVYDAPYNVVAVEKAGAGKLLFLEEPFTYEPLAFGLKKGDYDSVNFINNFLHQIKHDGTYDRIHDKWFKNKDWLKEME; translated from the coding sequence ATCAAGAAATACCTTTCACGGCTGCTGGTCGGTGTCACCGCCCTGGTCGCCGTGACGGCGGCTCAGGCGGGCGCCATCGATGACGCGGTCAAGCGCGGCACCCTGCGGGTGGGCATGGACCCAACCTACATGCCGTTCCAAATGACCAACAAGCGTGGCGAGATCATCGGCTTTGAAGTCGATATCCTCAAAGCCATGGCCAAGTCCATGGGCGTCAAGTTCGAGGCAGTTTCCACCGCCTATGACGGCATCATCCCGGCCCTGCTCACCGACAAGTTCGACATGATCGGCAGCGGCATGACCCTGACCCAGGAACGCAACCTGCGCCTGAACTTCAGCGAACCCTTCATCGTGGTCGGCCAGACCCTGCTGATCCGCAAGGAACTGGCGGGCGAGATCAAGTCGTACAAGGACCTGAACAACGAGAAGTACCGCCTGACCTCCAAGCTCGGCACCACAGGCGAAATGGTTTCCAAGAAGCTGATCGGCAAAGCCAAGTACCACGGCTACGACAACGAGCAGGAAGCGGTGATGGACGTGGTCAACGGCAAGGCTGATGCCTTCGTTTACGACGCGCCCTACAACGTGGTGGCCGTAGAGAAAGCCGGCGCCGGCAAGCTGCTGTTCCTCGAAGAACCCTTCACCTACGAGCCGCTGGCCTTCGGCCTGAAGAAAGGCGACTACGACAGCGTCAACTTCATCAACAACTTCCTGCACCAGATCAAGCACGACGGGACCTACGATCGTATTCACGACAAGTGGTTCAAGAACAAGGACTGGCTGAAGGAAATGGAGTAA
- the mdoH gene encoding glucans biosynthesis glucosyltransferase MdoH, with protein sequence MSNSNARPVSLGEYLAHLPLSDEQRAELANCSSFSELHQRLAANPAANPAEAVQASVGPRLTVGSAAELEDAEMLGVDGSGRLCLKIAPPIKRTKVVPEPWRTNVLIRMWRRMTGRPNAPQPPKRELPPARWRTVGSIRRYILLTLMIGQTIVAGWYMKGILPYQGWSFVDLDEILRQPLWDTVVQVWPYALQTSILILFGILFCWVSAGFWTALMGFLELLTGRDKYKISGSSAGNEPIAPEARTALVMPICNEDVPRVFAGLRATFESVAASGNLDRFDFFVLSDTNDTDIAVAEQQAWLDVCRETKGFGRIFYRRRRRRVKRKSGNLDDFCRRWGGEYKYMVVLDADSVMSGECLSSLVRLMEANPDAGIIQTGPKASGMDTLYARMQQFATRVYGPLFTAGLHFWQLGESHYWGHNAIIRMKPFIEHCALAPLPGKGAFAGAILSHDFVEAALMRRAGWGVWIAYDLPGSYEELPPNLLDELKRDRRWCHGNLMNFRLFLVKGMHPVHRAVFLTGVMSYLSAPLWFLFLVLSTALLATNTLMEPQYFIEPYQLYPLWPQWHPEKAVALFSTTIVLLFLPKLLSIILIWAKGAVEFGGRIKVTLSMLMEMLFSMLLAPVRMIFHTRFVLAAFLGWAATWNSPQRDDDSTPWSEAVRRHGPQTLLGIAWAALVAWLNPSFLWWLAPIVGSLVLSIPVSVISSRTRLGLAAKDEKLFLIPEEYATPQELLATDQYTHENRWHALHDGFVRAVVDPRQNALACAMATARHGQAAPIEALRAERVAKAMEVGPQGLDLNTRLALLSDPVALSRLHEQVWAQHNAAWIDVWRASINNDPHSPLLPLHPENEGQPALVGA encoded by the coding sequence ATGAGTAACTCAAACGCAAGGCCAGTATCGCTTGGCGAGTACCTGGCTCACTTACCACTGAGCGACGAGCAGCGAGCAGAACTCGCCAACTGCTCGTCCTTCAGTGAGCTGCACCAACGCCTGGCGGCCAACCCTGCCGCCAACCCTGCCGAGGCCGTACAGGCCTCGGTGGGCCCGCGCCTCACCGTGGGCAGCGCCGCCGAGCTGGAAGACGCCGAGATGCTCGGCGTCGACGGCAGTGGTCGGCTGTGCCTGAAGATCGCCCCGCCGATCAAGCGCACCAAGGTGGTGCCCGAGCCTTGGCGCACCAACGTGCTGATCCGCATGTGGCGGCGCATGACCGGCCGCCCCAATGCGCCGCAGCCACCCAAGCGCGAGCTGCCGCCGGCACGCTGGCGCACGGTTGGCTCGATCCGCCGGTACATCCTGCTGACGCTGATGATCGGCCAGACCATCGTCGCCGGCTGGTACATGAAAGGCATCCTGCCTTACCAGGGCTGGTCGTTCGTCGACTTGGACGAAATCCTTCGCCAGCCGCTGTGGGACACCGTCGTGCAGGTGTGGCCATATGCCCTGCAGACTTCCATCCTGATTCTCTTCGGCATCCTGTTCTGCTGGGTGTCGGCGGGCTTCTGGACCGCACTGATGGGCTTCCTCGAGCTGCTCACCGGGCGGGACAAATACAAGATTTCGGGTAGCAGCGCCGGCAACGAGCCGATCGCGCCCGAGGCGCGTACCGCGCTGGTGATGCCGATCTGCAACGAAGACGTGCCGCGGGTGTTCGCCGGCTTGCGCGCAACGTTCGAGTCGGTGGCTGCCAGCGGCAACCTCGACCGTTTCGATTTCTTCGTGCTCAGCGACACCAACGACACCGATATCGCCGTGGCCGAGCAACAGGCTTGGCTGGACGTGTGCCGCGAAACCAAAGGGTTTGGCCGCATCTTCTACCGCCGCCGCCGGCGCCGGGTGAAGCGCAAGAGCGGCAACCTCGACGACTTCTGCCGTCGCTGGGGGGGGGAGTACAAGTACATGGTGGTGCTCGACGCCGACAGCGTCATGAGCGGCGAGTGCCTGAGCAGCCTGGTGCGCTTGATGGAGGCCAACCCGGACGCCGGTATCATCCAGACCGGGCCGAAAGCTTCGGGCATGGATACCCTGTATGCGCGCATGCAGCAGTTTGCCACCCGCGTGTACGGCCCGTTGTTCACCGCCGGCCTGCACTTCTGGCAGCTGGGCGAGTCGCACTACTGGGGCCACAACGCGATCATCCGCATGAAGCCGTTCATCGAGCACTGCGCCCTGGCGCCGCTGCCAGGTAAGGGTGCGTTCGCCGGTGCAATCCTGTCTCACGACTTCGTCGAAGCCGCGCTGATGCGCCGCGCCGGCTGGGGCGTGTGGATTGCCTACGACCTGCCGGGCAGTTATGAAGAGTTGCCGCCCAACCTGCTCGACGAGCTCAAGCGCGACCGCCGCTGGTGCCACGGCAACCTGATGAACTTCCGCCTGTTCCTGGTCAAGGGCATGCACCCGGTGCACCGTGCGGTGTTCCTCACCGGGGTTATGTCGTACTTGTCGGCGCCGCTGTGGTTCCTGTTCCTGGTGCTGTCGACTGCACTGCTGGCGACCAACACCCTGATGGAGCCGCAGTACTTCATCGAGCCATACCAGCTTTACCCGCTGTGGCCGCAGTGGCACCCGGAGAAGGCGGTGGCATTGTTCTCCACCACCATCGTGCTGCTGTTCCTGCCCAAGCTGCTCAGCATCATCCTGATCTGGGCCAAGGGCGCCGTCGAGTTTGGTGGGCGGATCAAGGTCACCCTGTCGATGCTGATGGAGATGCTGTTCTCCATGCTGCTGGCGCCGGTGCGGATGATTTTCCACACCCGCTTCGTGCTGGCCGCGTTCCTCGGCTGGGCCGCGACCTGGAACTCGCCGCAGCGCGACGACGACTCCACGCCGTGGAGCGAAGCCGTGCGCCGGCATGGCCCGCAGACCCTGCTGGGTATTGCCTGGGCGGCGCTGGTGGCCTGGCTGAACCCGAGCTTCCTGTGGTGGCTGGCGCCCATTGTGGGGTCGTTGGTGCTGTCGATTCCGGTTTCGGTGATTTCCAGCCGCACTCGCCTGGGCCTGGCGGCCAAGGACGAGAAGCTGTTCCTCATCCCCGAGGAGTACGCTACCCCGCAAGAGCTGCTGGCTACCGACCAGTACACCCACGAAAACCGCTGGCATGCCCTGCATGACGGCTTCGTCCGGGCTGTGGTCGACCCGCGGCAGAACGCCTTGGCCTGCGCCATGGCCACTGCCCGTCATGGCCAGGCGGCACCCATCGAGGCACTGCGTGCCGAGCGTGTGGCCAAGGCGATGGAGGTTGGGCCGCAAGGGCTGGACCTCAATACTCGCCTGGCCCTGCTCAGCGACCCGGTGGCGCTGAGCCGCCTGCACGAGCAAGTGTGGGCTCAGCACAATGCGGCGTGGATCGATGTGTGGCGTGCGTCGATCAACAACGACCCGCATTCGCCGCTGTTGCCGCTGCACCCGGAGAATGAAGGCCAACCGGCACTCGTCGGCGCCTGA
- a CDS encoding glucan biosynthesis protein G, giving the protein MSAGQLWAFNLDDVAAKAKDLAGQKYEAPKSNLPAVFRDMKFADYQKIHFLQEKAEWAKDKTPFKLSFYHQGMHFDTPVKINEVTASKVEEIKYDPNRFEFGDVPHDPETTKNLGYAGFRVLYPINKADKQDEIMTLLGASYFRVVGKGHVYGLSARGLAIDTALPSGEEFPRFTEFWVEKPKPADKHLVIYALLDSPRSTGAYKLILRPGADTVVDVQSRVFLRDQVSRLGIAPLTSMYLFGPNQPSKVLNYRPALHDSEGLSIHAGNGEWLWRPLNNPKHLAVSNFSVENPRGFGLMQRQRAFSDYEDLDDNYQKRPSAWIEPKGDWGKGTVDLVEIPTADETNDNIVAFWSPEKLPEPGKPFEYAYRLHWTIDEPKFQAAELGWVKQTLRSTGDVKQSNLIRQPDGSVAFLVDFAGPALAALPEDTAVRSQISVGDNAEVVENNLRYNPESKGWRLTLRLKIKEANKATEMRAALVRDVPVEAAKPAQDAKQDKAAAKHAKAEKAAKAEQPAADAAPTNGTPATTEKVLTETWSYQLPADE; this is encoded by the coding sequence ATGAGCGCGGGCCAGCTGTGGGCATTCAATCTTGACGATGTTGCAGCCAAGGCAAAGGATCTGGCCGGCCAGAAGTACGAAGCACCGAAAAGCAACCTGCCGGCGGTATTCCGTGACATGAAGTTCGCGGACTACCAGAAGATTCATTTCCTGCAGGAAAAGGCCGAGTGGGCCAAGGACAAGACCCCGTTCAAGCTGTCGTTCTATCACCAGGGCATGCACTTCGACACCCCGGTCAAGATCAACGAGGTCACCGCCTCCAAGGTCGAGGAAATCAAGTACGACCCGAACCGCTTCGAATTCGGTGACGTGCCGCACGACCCGGAAACCACCAAGAACCTGGGTTACGCCGGTTTCCGCGTGCTGTACCCGATCAACAAGGCCGACAAGCAGGATGAAATCATGACCCTGCTTGGCGCCAGCTATTTCCGCGTGGTCGGTAAGGGCCACGTATACGGCTTGTCGGCCCGTGGCCTGGCCATTGACACCGCGCTGCCGTCGGGCGAAGAGTTCCCGCGCTTCACCGAGTTCTGGGTCGAGAAGCCCAAGCCGGCCGACAAGCACCTGGTGATCTACGCCCTGCTGGACTCGCCGCGTTCCACGGGCGCCTACAAGCTCATCCTGCGTCCAGGCGCCGACACCGTGGTCGATGTGCAGTCCCGTGTGTTCCTGCGTGACCAGGTCAGCCGCCTGGGCATTGCCCCGCTCACCAGCATGTACCTGTTCGGCCCCAACCAGCCGTCCAAGGTCCTCAACTACCGCCCGGCCCTGCACGACTCCGAAGGCCTGTCGATCCACGCCGGCAACGGCGAGTGGCTGTGGCGCCCGCTGAACAACCCGAAACACCTGGCGGTGAGCAACTTCAGCGTCGAGAACCCGCGTGGTTTCGGCCTGATGCAGCGTCAGCGTGCCTTCAGCGACTACGAAGACCTCGATGACAACTACCAGAAGCGCCCGAGCGCCTGGATCGAGCCGAAGGGTGACTGGGGCAAGGGTACTGTCGACCTGGTCGAGATCCCGACTGCCGACGAGACCAACGATAATATCGTGGCCTTCTGGAGCCCGGAGAAGCTGCCTGAGCCGGGCAAGCCGTTCGAATACGCCTACCGCCTGCACTGGACCATCGACGAGCCGAAGTTCCAGGCCGCCGAGCTGGGCTGGGTCAAGCAGACCCTGCGTTCCACCGGCGACGTTAAACAGTCCAACCTGATCCGCCAACCAGACGGCAGCGTGGCCTTCCTGGTCGACTTCGCCGGCCCGGCGCTGGCCGCCCTGCCGGAAGACACTGCCGTGCGCAGCCAGATCAGCGTGGGCGACAACGCCGAGGTGGTCGAGAACAACCTGCGCTATAACCCAGAGAGCAAGGGCTGGCGCCTGACCCTGCGGCTGAAGATCAAGGAAGCCAACAAAGCGACCGAAATGCGTGCCGCGCTGGTGCGTGATGTACCGGTCGAAGCCGCCAAGCCTGCCCAGGACGCCAAGCAGGACAAAGCTGCAGCCAAGCATGCCAAGGCCGAGAAAGCCGCCAAGGCCGAACAACCTGCCGCCGATGCGGCACCCACCAACGGGACCCCGGCCACCACCGAGAAAGTGCTGACCGAGACCTGGAGCTATCAGTTGCCTGCCGATGAGTAA
- the dtd gene encoding D-aminoacyl-tRNA deacylase, with protein MKGLLQRVRCARVEVAGEVVGAIDQGLLVLVAVEPEDSREQADKLLHKLLNYRVFSDEQGKMNLSLKDVGGGLLLVSQFTLAADTRNGMRPSFSTAAPPALGAELFDYLLQQAKAQHTDVASGRFGADMQVHLVNDGPVTFMLQM; from the coding sequence ATGAAGGGCCTGTTGCAGCGTGTGCGTTGCGCACGGGTGGAGGTAGCGGGGGAGGTGGTCGGTGCCATCGACCAGGGTTTGCTGGTGCTGGTGGCAGTCGAACCTGAAGATTCCCGTGAACAGGCCGATAAGCTGCTGCACAAGCTGTTGAACTACCGGGTGTTCAGCGATGAGCAGGGTAAGATGAACCTGTCGTTGAAGGATGTCGGGGGTGGTTTGTTGCTGGTTTCCCAGTTCACCCTGGCAGCGGACACCCGCAATGGCATGCGCCCAAGCTTCTCGACGGCAGCGCCACCGGCCCTCGGCGCCGAGTTGTTCGATTATCTTTTGCAACAAGCGAAGGCTCAGCACACCGATGTGGCGAGTGGGCGATTTGGCGCAGACATGCAGGTGCACTTGGTCAATGATGGCCCCGTAACATTTATGTTACAAATGTGA
- the pip gene encoding prolyl aminopeptidase, with protein MQTLYPQIKPYARHDLAVEAPHVLYVDESGSPEGLPVVFIHGGPGAGCDAQSRCYFDPTLYRIITFDQRGCGRSTPHASLENNTTWHLVEDLERIREHLGIDKWVLFGGSWGSTLALAYAQTHPERVHGLILRGIFLCRPQEIQWFYQEGASRLFPDYWQDYIAPIPPEERGDLVKAFHKRLTGNDQIAQMHAAKAWSTWEGRTATLRPNPLVVDRFSEPQRALSIARIECHYFMNDAFLEPDQLIRDMPKIAHLPAVIVHGRYDVICPLDNAWALHQAWPNSELKVIRDAGHAASEPGITDALVRAADQMARRLLDLPLEEA; from the coding sequence ATGCAGACCCTGTACCCGCAGATCAAACCCTACGCCCGGCACGATCTGGCCGTGGAAGCGCCGCATGTGCTGTATGTCGACGAAAGCGGCTCGCCAGAAGGTCTGCCGGTGGTGTTCATCCACGGTGGCCCCGGCGCCGGTTGCGATGCCCAGAGCCGTTGCTATTTCGACCCTACGCTGTATCGCATCATCACCTTCGATCAGCGCGGCTGTGGCCGCTCCACGCCGCACGCAAGCCTGGAGAACAACACCACCTGGCACTTGGTCGAGGACCTGGAACGTATCCGCGAGCACCTGGGGATAGACAAGTGGGTGTTGTTCGGCGGCTCGTGGGGCTCCACCCTGGCGCTGGCCTATGCCCAGACCCATCCTGAGCGGGTGCATGGCCTGATCCTGCGCGGTATCTTCCTGTGCCGCCCGCAGGAGATCCAGTGGTTCTACCAGGAAGGCGCCAGTCGCCTGTTCCCCGACTACTGGCAGGACTACATCGCACCAATCCCGCCAGAGGAGCGGGGCGACCTGGTCAAGGCTTTCCACAAGCGCCTGACCGGCAACGACCAGATCGCCCAGATGCACGCGGCCAAGGCCTGGTCCACCTGGGAAGGCCGTACCGCCACCCTGCGCCCCAACCCGCTGGTGGTCGACCGCTTCTCTGAGCCGCAGCGGGCCCTGTCGATCGCCCGTATCGAATGCCACTACTTCATGAACGATGCCTTCCTCGAGCCAGACCAGCTGATCCGCGACATGCCGAAAATCGCCCACCTGCCGGCGGTGATCGTGCACGGGCGCTATGATGTGATCTGCCCGCTGGACAACGCCTGGGCGCTGCACCAAGCCTGGCCGAATAGCGAACTGAAAGTGATCCGCGACGCCGGCCACGCGGCTTCCGAGCCCGGCATCACCGATGCTTTGGTGCGTGCCGCCGACCAGATGGCCCGGCGCCTGCTCGACTTGCCCCTGGAAGAAGCATGA